One stretch of Armigeres subalbatus isolate Guangzhou_Male chromosome 2, GZ_Asu_2, whole genome shotgun sequence DNA includes these proteins:
- the LOC134218183 gene encoding uncharacterized protein LOC134218183, which translates to MEPIWQNITTALEIPPDVADKWLAKLKQQYAQPNRHYHNEEQMIRRKVEHLSGASLCLQLALLFQYYHFDAGKDCVKENCDALKEFLVEAKLENKALENNVLRLLGDVSVESSDLPDEDVSYFQDLDLSILGYSAEDYKLYTEQLRKEYSSMETSSYNKMRLKILQTFNCIPFIYATTEFGDKFEKTARDNIETEIKELKSQ; encoded by the exons ATGGAACCCATTTGGCAAAACATTACTACGGCCCTGGAAATCCCACCGGATGTAGCGGATAAATGGCTTGCCAAGTTGAAGCAACAATACGCTCAACCAAACAGGCATTATCACAATGAAGAGCAAATGATCCGTCGGAAGGTTGAGCATCTTTCCGGCGCCAGCTTGTGTCTCCAGCTGGCACTTTTGTTTCAATACTATCATTTCGATGCTGGCAAGGATTGCGTCAAGGAAAACTGTGAtgccctaaaggaatttctagtGGAGGCCAAACTTGAAAAT AAAGCATTGGAGAATAATGTTCTACGGCTATTGGGGGACGTTTCAGTGGAAAGCTCTGATCTACCGGACGAAGATGTTTCCTACTTTCAGGATTTGGATCTTTCGATATTAGG TTATTCAGCGGAAGACTATAAACTATATACGGAACAATTGAGGAAGGAGTATTCATCGATGGAGACAAGTTCCTACAATAAAATGAGATTGAAG ATCCTTCAAACCTTCAACTGCATCCCATTCATCTACGCTACCACAGAGTTTGGGGATAAATTCGAAAAAACTGCCAGGGATAATATTGAAACCGAAATCAAGGAATTGAAAAGCCaatga